In Magnetovibrio sp., the following are encoded in one genomic region:
- a CDS encoding heme-binding protein yields the protein MNITRVLSALALGISLISGTAQAEGTFTTKSLTPELAVKLAQATLEACRAEGFQIAVAVVDKGGNAQALIRDRFAGPHTPRTATLKAYTAVSFRANTTGLADNSQAGKEASGVRDIPGVLMLGGGVVIETGGELIGAVGVSGAPGGSLDEACAVKGLEAIADDLAF from the coding sequence ATGAACATTACGAGAGTTTTAAGTGCTCTTGCATTGGGTATCAGTTTGATATCTGGCACCGCTCAAGCCGAAGGTACCTTCACTACCAAATCTTTGACACCGGAGCTGGCGGTCAAATTGGCCCAAGCGACGCTTGAGGCTTGCCGGGCGGAGGGATTTCAGATCGCCGTGGCGGTGGTCGATAAGGGCGGCAACGCCCAGGCGCTGATCCGCGATCGTTTCGCCGGTCCGCACACGCCGCGCACCGCGACGCTGAAGGCCTATACGGCGGTGAGCTTTCGCGCCAACACCACCGGACTGGCCGACAACTCGCAAGCGGGCAAGGAAGCCAGCGGCGTGCGCGACATCCCCGGCGTGTTGATGCTCGGCGGCGGAGTGGTGATCGAAACCGGCGGCGAACTGATCGGTGCAGTCGGCGTGTCCGGCGCTCCGGGTGGCAGCTTGGACGAAGCTTGCGCCGTGAAAGGCCTGGAGGCTATCGCCGACGACTTGGCATTTTAA
- a CDS encoding TetR/AcrR family transcriptional regulator yields the protein MSSKRDALIDAAKDLLWERGYEAMSPKAVLRASGAGQGSLYHHFEGKRELAATALEEIGAQLRENFDTRLDPSLPAIKRIEAYLDTPREALKGCRFGRLSNEQAIADPVLNPIVQDFFTYFEKHLAATVREAQKDGDLPASLKPNDIAMMLGAIVQGGYVLSRIHQDPAPFKQAVRGAKSTLRTLSASAA from the coding sequence ATGAGCAGCAAACGCGACGCTTTGATCGATGCAGCTAAAGACCTGTTGTGGGAACGCGGCTATGAAGCCATGAGCCCCAAAGCGGTGCTGCGCGCCAGCGGTGCCGGGCAAGGCAGCCTCTATCATCACTTCGAAGGCAAACGCGAATTGGCCGCCACGGCATTGGAAGAAATCGGCGCACAATTGCGCGAAAATTTCGACACCCGCTTGGACCCGAGCCTTCCCGCAATCAAACGCATCGAGGCGTATCTCGATACCCCGCGTGAAGCGTTGAAGGGTTGCCGCTTTGGCCGCTTGTCCAATGAACAAGCCATTGCCGATCCGGTGCTCAATCCGATCGTGCAGGACTTCTTCACCTATTTCGAAAAGCATCTCGCCGCCACCGTGCGCGAAGCGCAAAAGGACGGCGACCTGCCCGCGTCGCTCAAACCCAACGACATTGCCATGATGTTGGGGGCAATCGTGCAAGGCGGGTACGTGCTGAGCCGCATTCACCAAGACCCGGCGCCATTCAAGCAAGCGGTACGCGGCGCCAAATCCACTCTACGCACGTTGAGCGCCAGCGCCGCTTAA
- a CDS encoding glutathione S-transferase family protein, translating into MKLFYAPPSPFARKARIVARERNLMDRVEEIVANPFQDDPNLLAVNPAGLVPALVLDDGTPLLDSRLICQHLDAIADGPTLIPNQSGERWRVLNHGALGDLIMDFALSVVVETRRTDASPSATFIARKVAKIERCLAALPVTPDMATLTLGDINAATALAYLDFRLPDLDWRSLRPDLAPWHDAIEQRPAFIATQPADHIG; encoded by the coding sequence ATGAAACTGTTCTATGCCCCGCCGTCGCCGTTCGCCCGCAAGGCCCGCATCGTTGCTCGCGAACGAAATTTGATGGACCGGGTCGAGGAGATCGTCGCCAATCCGTTTCAGGACGACCCGAACCTGCTCGCCGTCAACCCGGCGGGACTGGTTCCGGCGTTGGTTCTGGATGACGGCACGCCCCTGCTCGACAGCCGCTTGATCTGTCAGCACCTGGACGCCATCGCCGATGGGCCAACGCTGATCCCCAACCAGAGCGGCGAACGCTGGCGCGTTCTCAATCACGGTGCGCTGGGCGATCTGATCATGGATTTCGCGCTGAGCGTCGTGGTCGAGACCCGCCGCACAGACGCATCGCCATCTGCAACTTTCATTGCGCGCAAGGTCGCCAAAATCGAACGGTGCCTTGCGGCGCTGCCCGTCACCCCCGACATGGCGACATTGACCTTGGGCGATATCAATGCCGCCACGGCGCTGGCGTATCTAGACTTCCGCCTGCCGGATCTCGACTGGCGCAGCTTGCGCCCAGATCTTGCTCCCTGGCACGACGCCATCGAGCAACGGCCCGCCTTTATCGCCACCCAACCCGCCGATCATATCGGCTAA
- a CDS encoding pyridoxamine 5'-phosphate oxidase family protein has translation MPHFTHLAFTSAVKKIQSLMGTRNAMQRLSDHPDARDRLTDEQMDFIRTRTSLYIATANAAGMPYIQHRGGESGFVRVVNATTLMLSERPGNGQFITQGNLSENPNAMLFVMDYANRRRLKLWGEAFVSFDDNLKAIMHDAPLDTPHPTIVFKIKAWDENCPRHIPRLFDETVIDALRARIEALEHHLAVTRESVSA, from the coding sequence ATGCCCCACTTCACCCACTTGGCGTTCACCAGCGCCGTTAAAAAAATCCAAAGTCTGATGGGCACGCGCAACGCCATGCAGCGCTTGTCCGATCATCCCGATGCGCGCGATCGGTTAACCGACGAGCAGATGGATTTCATCCGCACCCGCACTTCGCTCTACATCGCCACCGCCAACGCGGCGGGCATGCCCTACATTCAGCACCGTGGCGGCGAGTCCGGGTTCGTGCGCGTCGTCAATGCCACCACCTTGATGCTGTCCGAACGCCCCGGCAACGGACAGTTCATCACCCAGGGCAATCTCAGCGAAAACCCCAACGCCATGCTGTTCGTGATGGATTACGCAAACCGCCGGCGGCTGAAGCTATGGGGCGAGGCCTTCGTCAGTTTCGACGACAACCTCAAAGCCATCATGCACGATGCGCCGCTCGACACGCCGCACCCGACCATCGTGTTCAAAATCAAGGCTTGGGATGAAAACTGCCCGCGTCACATTCCACGCCTGTTCGACGAAACGGTAATCGACGCCTTGCGCGCGCGCATCGAAGCGCTCGAACATCACTTGGCGGTGACGCGCGAAAGCGTATCGGCGTGA
- a CDS encoding Lrp/AsnC family transcriptional regulator translates to MNDSRVKLDQIDRRILHDLQDDGRITNVELARRAGISAPPCLRRVRALEEAGFIQGYHADLDARALGFNVTVFAQVGLKSQAETDLDAFEGLVKSWPEVRECHMLAGETDFLLKVVAPDWEEYQHFLTTKLTAADNVSHVKSALSVRTTKQLPGVPIELERI, encoded by the coding sequence ATGAACGATTCCCGCGTAAAACTTGATCAGATTGATCGCCGCATCCTGCACGACCTGCAAGACGATGGTCGCATCACCAACGTGGAACTGGCGCGTCGTGCCGGCATTTCCGCGCCGCCGTGTCTGCGCCGGGTGCGCGCTTTGGAAGAAGCGGGCTTCATTCAGGGCTATCACGCCGATCTCGACGCCCGCGCGTTGGGCTTCAACGTCACCGTCTTTGCCCAGGTCGGACTGAAAAGCCAGGCCGAAACCGACCTCGACGCGTTCGAAGGTCTGGTCAAATCCTGGCCGGAAGTGCGCGAGTGTCACATGCTGGCCGGCGAAACAGACTTTTTGCTGAAGGTCGTCGCGCCGGATTGGGAAGAATACCAACACTTCCTCACCACCAAGCTGACGGCGGCGGATAACGTCAGCCACGTCAAGTCGGCACTCAGCGTGCGCACCACCAAGCAGTTGCCCGGCGTGCCGATCGAACTCGAACGTATCTGA
- a CDS encoding endo alpha-1,4 polygalactosaminidase, with translation MIWRPDPGDTFDWQLSEPFDFKRPVDILDLDLFDAPPDTIALLKSKGTRLVCYINVGAWEDWRRDADAFPPAVLGNNYSGWVGERWLDIRAIDALAPVLRARFDLCRDKGFDAIEPDNINGFDNDTGFNLTRDDQISFNLWLAQEAHARGLSIALKNAPELLPELGAQFDWALLEDCHVQGWCDAFEPFVHAAKAVIAVEYSDQVDALRDWADICARAAQSGVQTVLKNRELDSWLKTCE, from the coding sequence ATGATTTGGCGCCCTGACCCTGGCGACACATTCGACTGGCAGTTGAGCGAACCGTTCGACTTCAAGCGGCCCGTGGATATTTTGGATTTGGACCTGTTCGACGCCCCCCCGGACACCATTGCCCTGCTGAAATCCAAAGGAACGCGGTTGGTGTGTTACATCAACGTCGGCGCGTGGGAAGATTGGCGGCGTGACGCAGATGCTTTTCCCCCGGCGGTTCTTGGCAACAACTACAGCGGTTGGGTCGGTGAACGGTGGCTGGATATCCGCGCCATCGACGCATTGGCCCCGGTGCTGCGCGCACGCTTCGATCTGTGCCGCGATAAAGGATTTGACGCGATCGAGCCGGACAACATCAACGGATTCGACAACGATACCGGCTTTAACCTGACCCGCGACGACCAGATCAGTTTCAATTTATGGCTGGCCCAAGAGGCCCACGCGCGGGGTTTGAGCATCGCGCTGAAAAATGCTCCGGAACTGCTGCCCGAACTGGGCGCACAGTTCGATTGGGCACTGCTGGAAGACTGCCACGTACAGGGGTGGTGCGACGCGTTTGAGCCGTTCGTGCACGCTGCTAAAGCGGTCATTGCGGTCGAATATAGCGATCAAGTAGATGCGCTCCGCGATTGGGCCGACATCTGCGCACGCGCCGCCCAATCGGGCGTCCAGACTGTTCTCAAGAACCGTGAACTGGATTCGTGGCTCAAGACCTGTGAATAA
- the trxB gene encoding thioredoxin-disulfide reductase codes for MSTTHHSKALIVGSGPAGCTAAIYAARANLEPIMVRGLQPGGQLTITTDVENYPGFAETIQGPWLMEQMEAQAKHVGTTIIDDTVVAADLSVRPFKLTGDSGDIYTCDCLIISTGASARWLGLPSEEAFMGMGVSACATCDGFFYRGKEVAVIGGGNTAVEEALYLTNHASKVTLIHRRDELRSEKILQDRLFKNPKAEVIWDTVLEEVLGNQGGNALPLGGSLTPPGVTGVRLKNVKTGEESVLNVDGVFIAIGHSPNTAIFKGQLDMDDAGYIITKPGTPMTSIPGVFAAGDVQDHTYQQAVTAAGSGCMAALDAERYIAELESK; via the coding sequence ATGTCGACCACACACCACAGCAAAGCCCTGATCGTCGGTTCCGGCCCCGCGGGTTGCACCGCCGCCATCTACGCCGCGCGCGCCAATCTGGAACCGATCATGGTGCGCGGCCTGCAACCCGGCGGTCAATTGACCATCACCACCGATGTCGAGAATTACCCGGGCTTTGCCGAAACCATTCAAGGCCCGTGGTTGATGGAACAGATGGAAGCCCAGGCCAAGCATGTCGGCACCACCATCATCGACGACACCGTTGTTGCGGCAGACCTTTCGGTGCGTCCGTTCAAGCTGACGGGCGATTCCGGCGACATCTACACCTGCGATTGCCTGATTATTTCCACCGGCGCCTCCGCGCGTTGGCTGGGCTTGCCGTCCGAAGAAGCGTTCATGGGCATGGGCGTGTCGGCCTGTGCGACCTGTGACGGCTTTTTCTATCGCGGCAAGGAAGTCGCGGTCATCGGTGGCGGCAACACGGCGGTCGAAGAAGCGCTGTATCTGACCAATCACGCCAGCAAAGTGACGTTGATCCACCGCCGCGACGAACTGCGCTCGGAAAAAATTCTCCAAGATCGCTTGTTCAAGAACCCTAAGGCCGAAGTGATCTGGGACACGGTGTTGGAAGAAGTGCTCGGCAATCAAGGCGGCAACGCCTTGCCGCTGGGCGGATCCTTGACCCCGCCGGGCGTGACCGGGGTGCGGCTGAAAAACGTCAAAACCGGTGAAGAAAGCGTGCTCAACGTCGACGGCGTGTTCATCGCCATCGGCCATAGCCCCAACACCGCCATTTTCAAAGGCCAGTTGGATATGGACGATGCCGGTTACATCATCACTAAGCCGGGCACGCCGATGACCTCGATCCCCGGCGTATTCGCCGCCGGCGACGTCCAAGACCACACCTATCAACAAGCCGTGACGGCCGCAGGCAGCGGCTGCATGGCGGCATTGGATGCAGAACGCTATATTGCGGAACTGGAATCCAAGTAA